One segment of Tenrec ecaudatus isolate mTenEca1 chromosome 1, mTenEca1.hap1, whole genome shotgun sequence DNA contains the following:
- the MCEMP1 gene encoding mast cell-expressed membrane protein 1 — MEIEDVYMNREVKMQAAATKDKKRGGPAKGQDADDPNYENITLNFRNQDPHKGGLPPPKSQVSGQAKLPSVPVQPPSWLNRAIMSLYILLALTFIFFIILSAMVLVKNSEMSQELLALKRDLWNVSSLMREHLEEQNRNKVSLRNQLAELTKSINNVRSDVQREIKLTEILQRDVTNIKSTILVRLENKLTQLETKISPPSAAAPASK, encoded by the exons ATGGAGATTGAGGACGTCTACATGAACCGAGAGGTGAAGATGCAAGCAGCAGCCACCAAAGACAAGAAGCGGGGGGGCCCAGCCAAAGGCCAAG ACGCAGATGACCCCAACTATGAGAACATCACCTTGAACTTCAGAAACCAGGACCCACACAAAGGTGGCCTGCCACCACCCAAGAGTCAGG TCTCAGGCCAGGCCAAGCTACCCTCCGTCCCTGTGCAGCCCCCCAGCTGGCTGAACAGGGCCATCATGAGCCTGTACATTCTCCTTGCCTTGACCTTCATCTTCTTCATCATCCTCTCCGCCATGGTTCTCGTGAAGA ACTCTGAGATGTCCCAggagctgctggctttgaagaggGACCTGTGGAACG TCTCCAGTTTGATGCGGGAGCACCTGGAAGAGCAGAACAGGAACAAGGTCAGCCTCAGGAACCAGCTCGCTGAGTTGACGAAGTCCATCAACAACGTCAGGAGCGACGTCCAGCGAGAGATCAAGCTAACGGAAATCCTGCAGAGAG atGTGACCAACATCAAGAGTACCATCCTGGTGAGGCTGGAGAACAAACTGACACAGTTGGAGACGAAGATAAGTCCAC cctCTGCAGCAGCACCGGCTTCTAAATAA
- the TRAPPC5 gene encoding trafficking protein particle complex subunit 5, protein MEARFTRGKSALLERALARPRTEVSLSAFALLFSELVQHCQSRVFSVAELQARLAALGRQVGARVLDALVAREKGARRETKVLGALLFVKGAVWKALFGKEADKLEQANDDARTFYIIEREPLINTYISVPKENSTLNCASFTAGIVEAVLTHSGFPAKVTAHWHKGTTLMIKFEEAVIARDRALEGR, encoded by the coding sequence ATGGAGGCGCGCTTCACGCGCGGGAAGTCGGCGCTGCTGGAGCGCGCGCTGGCGCGGCCGCGCACCGAGGTGAGCCTGAGCGCCTTCGCGCTGCTCTTCTCGGAGCTGGTGCAGCACTGCCAGAGCCGCGTCTTCTCCGTGGCCGAGCTGCAGGCGCGCCTGGCCGCGCTAGGCCGCCAGGTGGGCGCGCGCGTGCTGGACGCACTGGTGGCGCGAGAGAAGGGAGCGAGGCGTGAGACCAAGGTGCTGGGCGCGCTGCTCTTCGTCAAGGGCGCCGTGTGGAAGGCTCTCTTCGGCAAGGAGGCCGACAAGCTGGAGCAGGCCAACGACGACGCGCGCACCTTCTACATCATCGAGCGCGAGCCGCTCATCAACACCTACATCTCGGTGCCCAAGGAGAACAGCACGCTCAACTGCGCCAGCTTCACGGCGGGCATTGTGGAGGCAGTGCTCACGCACAGCGGCTTCCCCGCCAAGGTCACGGCCCACTGGCACAAGGGCACCACGCTCATGATCAAGTTCGAAGAGGCTGTCATTGCCCGAGACCGGGCCCTGGAGGGCCGCTGA